Proteins found in one Corynebacterium sanguinis genomic segment:
- a CDS encoding NAD-dependent epimerase/dehydratase family protein, with the protein MKIAILGGDGFCGWPASLHLSDLGHDVIIVDNLSRRRIDEELGAESLTPIASIDERLAAWKEVSGKEIGFRNIDVAQDYEGLFDFIQEFKPDAVVHFAEQRAAPYSMKNPRTKRYTIDNNVNATHNLLVAIVESGLDIHVVHLGTMGVYGYGTAGMKIPEGYLDIKVDTDEGTTVEQQILYPTNPGSVYHLTKVLDQNLFAYFAKNDELRITDLHQGIIWGTHTPQTERDERLINRFDYDGDYGTVLNRFLMQAAIGYPLTVHGTGGQTRGFIHIRDMVKCIEIALENPPARGERVLILNQMTETHRVRELAELVSRLSGTEFALVPNPRKEADENELHVTNDTFLDLGLKPTKLEEGLLQEVEDVAKHYAHRVDRTKIPARSLWTRNQSEGVPSGEK; encoded by the coding sequence GTGAAGATTGCGATTCTGGGCGGAGACGGATTCTGTGGCTGGCCCGCGTCCCTCCACCTCTCTGACCTCGGTCACGACGTGATCATCGTGGACAACCTCTCACGGCGCCGCATCGATGAGGAGCTCGGCGCAGAGTCTTTGACCCCCATTGCGTCTATCGACGAGCGCCTTGCTGCGTGGAAGGAGGTATCCGGCAAGGAGATCGGCTTCCGCAACATCGACGTCGCCCAGGACTACGAGGGTCTGTTCGACTTCATCCAGGAGTTCAAGCCGGACGCCGTAGTGCACTTCGCCGAGCAGCGCGCCGCGCCGTACTCGATGAAAAACCCGCGCACGAAGCGCTACACCATTGACAACAACGTCAATGCCACGCACAACCTGCTCGTAGCCATCGTCGAATCCGGCCTGGACATCCACGTTGTCCACCTCGGCACGATGGGTGTCTACGGCTACGGCACCGCCGGGATGAAGATCCCGGAGGGCTACCTCGACATCAAGGTCGATACCGACGAGGGCACCACCGTTGAACAGCAGATTCTCTACCCCACCAACCCGGGGTCGGTCTACCACCTGACCAAGGTGCTGGACCAGAACCTGTTCGCGTACTTTGCCAAGAACGACGAGCTGCGCATCACCGACCTGCACCAGGGCATCATCTGGGGCACCCACACCCCGCAGACCGAGCGCGACGAGCGACTAATTAACCGCTTCGACTACGACGGCGATTACGGCACAGTGCTCAACCGCTTCCTCATGCAGGCGGCGATTGGCTACCCGCTGACCGTTCACGGCACGGGTGGGCAGACCCGCGGCTTCATCCACATCCGCGACATGGTCAAGTGCATCGAGATCGCCCTGGAGAACCCGCCGGCGCGCGGCGAGCGGGTGTTGATCCTGAACCAGATGACGGAAACCCACCGCGTTCGCGAGCTCGCGGAGCTGGTTTCGCGCCTGTCCGGCACCGAGTTCGCGCTGGTGCCCAACCCGCGCAAGGAGGCCGACGAGAACGAGCTGCACGTCACGAACGACACCTTCCTCGACCTCGGCCTGAAGCCGACAAAGCTGGAGGAGGGCCTGCTGCAGGAGGTCGAGGACGTGGCCAAGCACTACGCGCACCGCGTGGACCGCACGAAGATCCCGGCGCGCTCGCTGTGGACCCGCAACCAGTCTGAGGGCGTCCCCAGCGGCGAGAAGTAG
- a CDS encoding glycosyltransferase family 4 protein, which translates to MRIALFTEVFLPKIDGIVTRVTRTLDQLAELGHEVLIFAPGKAPASYAGFEVVRMPSVPFWPIYPEIQVGLPTPGVFRRLKEFNPDVVHVVNPMWLAGAAALVAERMGLPILGSFHTDVPEYTVRLGAGWLAGPSKWGIRQFHGRAQVNLVTSAPMLDKAAEYRIGNVDVWPKAVDTQSFSPDKRTREMRSRLSDGHPDAPLVTYIGRISAEKSTERTLGIMEAVRKSVPDARLALIGAGPQLDQLRRTMDRDWVTFTGYLSGDELHKAYASGDALIFPSTTETLGFAALEAFASGVPVVGAHAGGLPYVIDDGVTGFLVDPGEPDERWARPIIELLTRPELREYMSGAAREEALKWSWRTATERLVEFYEEARASKS; encoded by the coding sequence ATGCGCATCGCCCTGTTCACGGAGGTTTTCCTCCCCAAGATCGACGGCATTGTCACCCGCGTGACCCGCACGCTCGATCAGCTGGCAGAGCTTGGCCACGAGGTGCTCATTTTCGCCCCCGGCAAGGCGCCCGCCAGCTACGCCGGTTTCGAGGTCGTGCGCATGCCCTCCGTCCCCTTTTGGCCGATCTACCCGGAGATTCAGGTCGGTCTGCCGACCCCGGGGGTGTTCCGCCGCCTCAAGGAGTTCAACCCGGACGTGGTCCACGTGGTCAACCCGATGTGGCTGGCCGGGGCGGCGGCGCTCGTCGCCGAGCGGATGGGGCTGCCGATCCTGGGGTCCTTTCACACCGACGTGCCCGAGTACACGGTTCGCCTCGGCGCGGGGTGGCTGGCCGGGCCGTCGAAGTGGGGCATCCGCCAGTTTCACGGCAGGGCGCAGGTCAACCTGGTCACCTCCGCGCCAATGCTGGACAAGGCCGCCGAGTACCGCATTGGCAACGTCGACGTCTGGCCGAAGGCAGTGGACACGCAGAGCTTCAGCCCGGACAAGCGCACCCGAGAGATGCGCTCGCGGCTTAGCGACGGCCACCCCGACGCCCCCCTTGTCACCTACATCGGCCGGATTTCTGCCGAGAAGTCGACCGAGCGCACGCTCGGCATCATGGAGGCGGTGCGCAAGTCGGTCCCCGACGCCCGCCTCGCGCTGATCGGCGCCGGGCCGCAGCTCGACCAGCTGCGCCGCACGATGGACCGCGACTGGGTTACCTTCACGGGCTACCTCTCCGGCGACGAGTTGCACAAGGCGTACGCTTCGGGCGACGCGCTGATCTTCCCCTCGACGACGGAGACGCTGGGGTTCGCGGCGCTTGAGGCCTTCGCTTCGGGCGTGCCGGTTGTCGGCGCTCACGCGGGCGGTCTGCCCTACGTCATCGACGACGGCGTCACCGGGTTCCTGGTTGATCCTGGGGAGCCGGATGAGCGCTGGGCCCGCCCTATCATCGAGCTGTTGACGCGGCCTGAACTGCGAGAGTACATGTCGGGCGCGGCGCGCGAGGAGGCGCTGAAGTGGTCGTGGCGCACGGCGACGGAGCGCCTG
- a CDS encoding FAD-binding dehydrogenase: MNSDGARAPHNTDTPVIIVGTGLAGLVAGFEASKAGRHVIFVDQESRENLGGQAFWSLGGLFMVGSPEQKMMRVNDFEDLAWMDWENSADYDASDNDKWPRQWGREFVRFAAHDMHSYLKNLGLRVLPTIGWAERGSGDASGHGNSVPRFHVTWGTGPEVVRVFREPLLEAEKQGKVEFRFRHRVDDVIVESGRAVGVTGIVLDDDPAVRGAASNKQEGDAFEIRGAAVVIATGGIGGNLDKVRAMWPDDRWGPCPEYMVTGVPAYVDGRGIDIAKKAGANLVNTDRMWHYPEGMINWDPIWPNHGIRIIPGPSAIWMDAEGKRLPTHLFPGSDNLAALAHIGRTGHGYSWFILNQAIADKEFIFSGSEQNPDLTDKEIKKLLGKIGPGTPMAIEAFHKNGVDWVTADTVEDLVKGMNELGDVEIDAEFVERQLLERDAQLSNAFSKDIQVNYIRMARQFLGDKIVRVHPPHRILDEKKGPLIAVRLHVLTRKTLGGIETDLSGRALHADGSVFDGLFACGEVAGFGGGGMHGKNALEGTFLGGCIHSGKRVGEALGRA; this comes from the coding sequence ATGAATTCTGACGGCGCACGCGCACCACACAACACTGATACTCCGGTCATCATCGTCGGCACGGGGCTCGCCGGCCTCGTCGCCGGCTTTGAGGCCAGCAAAGCCGGCCGCCACGTCATCTTCGTGGATCAAGAAAGCCGAGAGAACCTCGGCGGCCAGGCGTTCTGGTCCCTCGGCGGCCTGTTCATGGTCGGCTCCCCGGAGCAGAAGATGATGCGGGTCAACGACTTCGAGGACCTCGCCTGGATGGACTGGGAGAATTCAGCGGACTACGACGCGTCCGACAACGACAAGTGGCCGCGCCAGTGGGGCCGCGAGTTCGTCCGCTTCGCCGCCCACGACATGCACTCCTACCTGAAGAACTTGGGCCTGCGCGTGCTGCCGACGATCGGCTGGGCCGAGCGCGGCTCCGGCGACGCCTCCGGCCACGGCAACTCCGTGCCGCGCTTCCACGTCACCTGGGGCACCGGCCCCGAGGTTGTGCGCGTCTTCCGCGAGCCGTTGCTGGAGGCGGAGAAGCAGGGCAAGGTGGAATTCCGCTTCCGCCACCGCGTTGACGACGTCATCGTCGAATCCGGGCGCGCCGTAGGCGTGACGGGCATCGTGCTTGACGACGACCCCGCCGTGCGCGGAGCCGCCTCCAACAAGCAGGAGGGCGACGCGTTCGAGATCCGCGGCGCGGCAGTCGTCATCGCCACCGGCGGCATCGGTGGCAATCTGGATAAGGTACGCGCGATGTGGCCGGATGATCGCTGGGGCCCCTGCCCCGAGTACATGGTCACGGGCGTGCCGGCGTACGTCGACGGGCGCGGCATCGACATCGCCAAGAAAGCCGGCGCCAACCTGGTCAACACCGACCGCATGTGGCACTACCCGGAGGGCATGATCAACTGGGATCCGATCTGGCCGAACCACGGCATCCGCATCATCCCCGGCCCGTCCGCGATCTGGATGGACGCCGAGGGCAAGCGCCTGCCGACGCACCTGTTCCCGGGCTCCGACAACCTCGCCGCGCTCGCGCACATCGGCCGCACCGGCCACGGCTACTCCTGGTTCATCCTCAACCAGGCAATCGCAGATAAGGAGTTCATCTTCTCCGGTTCGGAGCAGAACCCTGACCTGACGGACAAGGAGATTAAGAAGCTGCTGGGCAAGATCGGCCCCGGCACGCCCATGGCGATCGAGGCGTTCCACAAGAACGGCGTAGACTGGGTCACCGCGGACACGGTCGAGGACCTGGTCAAGGGCATGAACGAGCTTGGCGACGTCGAGATCGACGCCGAGTTTGTCGAACGCCAGCTGCTCGAGCGCGACGCCCAGCTCTCCAACGCCTTCTCCAAGGACATCCAGGTCAACTACATCCGCATGGCGCGCCAGTTCCTCGGCGACAAGATCGTGCGTGTCCACCCGCCGCACCGCATCCTGGACGAGAAGAAGGGCCCCTTGATCGCCGTCCGCCTCCACGTGCTGACGCGCAAGACGCTCGGCGGCATCGAGACGGACCTGTCGGGCCGCGCGCTTCACGCCGACGGCTCGGTCTTCGATGGCCTCTTCGCCTGTGGTGAGGTCGCCGGCTTCGGCGGCGGCGGAATGCACGGCAAGAACGCGCTCGAGGGCACCTTCCTGGGTGGCTGCATCCACTCGGGCAAGCGCGTCGGCGAGGCGCTCGGGCGCGCCTAA